The Nostoc sp. NIES-3756 DNA window GATTTCGGTAATATGTCCAGGTTTCCATTCTTCTTGACAGTAAAGCATAGCATCTGTACCAAATCTTCCTACTTTCTCTGCCCATACTTTCTTTATATCACCTTCTGGTAAATCTTTAATGTAAGTTGATAGATTTGATTCTACTTCTGCTTTTTGCTCGTCTGATAAAGCTGCTAAAACACCTGCAATATTTGAAGCATCGCTTTCTAAACTATCTGAAAGACGTGAATAACTACGCATTGTATGAGGAATAGGATTAAGTATAAAAATATTTTTCAAACTAGAAATTACAATTTCCTTAACTCTAGTTCTTAAAGGGATGTAAAAATTACTAACTATATCTTTAAATTCTTCTATATTTACCTTTGTATTTTCAAAACTATTTACAATAATATTGTAAAACTTAGGATCTTCCATATTCTCATACATATAGAGAAGAAAGTCTGTTTGTTCTGATGAGGTTTTGTTGTCTGAATCAAAACTTGGATAATCAAATTTCAATTTATGTTCAGTATTTAAAATATGGATTTCAATAGCTTCCTCTATAATTTTTAAAACTGGTAATGTTTTTATTTTTATAAAGTATAAGCAATCAGATTGATTGTTTTCACCTTGAACAAGGAGCTTTAATGTAAATTCATTTTCTGGTTTTCGTGCAGCCCATTCTACACCACCACGAATAGATGAAAGTGTTTTATCTCCAGCTAAAGCTGTTTCAACATTTTCGCCTTTAGCTATTCTTTGTAAAAATTCTAATGCTTCAACCACATTAGATTTACCGCTTGCATTAGTACCAATAAGAACAGTCAAAGGGTCAAGTGGAAGTTCTGCATAACGAAAACTTTTCCAATTTTCTAGGATGAGTTTCTTAAGCATTGCTAACTCCAATAAAGTAACTGGCGACCAGAAGTCACGCCTACACAAACTAAGTCCATCTACGCGGACTGGAGACGTAACTTTAATGTACCAGAACTTTGTTTAATATAGCGTTTATCTGTGGTCATCCTTTGCCTATGCTACAGTTTTCCTTACCTTGTTACACATCGTGTTGCTGCTACGTTTGCATAATCTCCTAACCATTCGGATTTAGGATTGATTTCAAACAGCGTTGCTTCTAACATCGCCAATAACAACTTTTTGCGGCGCACAATTGTTTTACGAGAAATTGTTGCTTGTTGTCCTAAGCTTTTGTATTCTGACCAGGAAATGTTTGTTATTACACTGATACCTAAATTATTCAGCATTTGTCTTCTTAAACTCAAATGCTGTTCCAAAAGTTCATCAAAATAAACTTCAGGATGATACTTTCTTACTGATTTTGGATGTTGCCCAATGTAAGCAGTTGCGTCTAAACGATGAACTTGTCTATTAATGGTAGTTAAATCCCAATTTTTCGTTAATGAACTGTACATATAAGAGTATTTTTCTGGTTTATCTTTGGTATCTGTAAACAGTTGCCCGATTTCGGCAAAACAATGATGTTGGGGATGGGCAAAAGACCGCGCAAAGCTATTCCCTGGCTCAACTTTATAGTCCATCAACTGCACAAAACCAAGAGCTTCTAAATCTTTTGTTTCTTCTTGTAACCAGAATAAATCAAGTTGGGGATAATCAGTAACTACTGCTGCTTTAAAGTGACGCTCATTTGGTAATGCTTGCAGCATTTGAGTTTTGATATTTCCTAAAAACCAGAGTAAGGGAAATAATACTAAGGCTACAACAATTGTCAAACCCATCAAATCCGGCAAACTCAAAAGATTGGTCAACTTCCAACCATTGCCC harbors:
- a CDS encoding AAA family ATPase, coding for MLKKLILENWKSFRYAELPLDPLTVLIGTNASGKSNVVEALEFLQRIAKGENVETALAGDKTLSSIRGGVEWAARKPENEFTLKLLVQGENNQSDCLYFIKIKTLPVLKIIEEAIEIHILNTEHKLKFDYPSFDSDNKTSSEQTDFLLYMYENMEDPKFYNIIVNSFENTKVNIEEFKDIVSNFYIPLRTRVKEIVISSLKNIFILNPIPHTMRSYSRLSDSLESDASNIAGVLAALSDEQKAEVESNLSTYIKDLPEGDIKKVWAEKVGRFGTDAMLYCQEEWKPGHITEIDARSMSDGTLRFLAILTALLTRPEGSQVVIEEIDNGLHPSRAKLLVKTLREIGTKRNIDILLTTHNEALLNALGPEIVPFVVVAHRDSESGESKLTLLEDIDNFPKLFASYSLGEMTTKGAIERSLSHGE